GTATACATTGTGTTTTATCATCTGCTATCACGTGACTATCCCTGCACTAACagttttatttatgaaaaatgctCCCCTTGTTTGAATCTACATTATTGACTTTTTGGACTCAGATATAAGTGTCAGATTCGACTGGTTCTAACACGGGTAATTCAGATTTCCTAGgttttcatatatatttggagggtcatatttttataacatgtcTAAAAATGTCAAACATgaatagttaaaaaaataaagagtcaAAACAATATAGGTCTAAATATGCTACTCCTTAGTCCTTGACATGGTTATTTGCAAATATCTAAATTGACTCGGTTTGAAAGTGTCAATTTACGATATTTGGATTCGGGTTTGCGTTTCAAATATATGTTTGGCATAGATACATTGtaagttttctatgtttttgtaTGGGTCCTTCACGAGAATAATTTGAAGTTATACCTTAGGTTTATGTTCACACAGAATCTAGTCCTTTATGTTATTTGGAGGTGCGAGTGTTGGATATGAATACATATTTGacataagcatattttaaaCTTCTAAAAGCTGCCTATTTGAAGTTATTGAAGATGAGGTGAATAAAAGCAGAACTGACGGGTGTTTAAAATTGCAGGTTGAATTGGCCTACTTCAACAATGGCGGCATACTTCCATATGTTATTAGAAACTTGATTAAGCAATAAATGCATTGGCCCGGAGCCTCCAACCATTTCTAGATTCCCGACAATTGTAAAATGTGTGACGCAAATAAATGCTATCAATCACTGATCGATACCCTCCCATTAATGGGGCTTTGTATTAGTTTTTTTACCGATAGGCATTGTCCGTTGATGGACGAACAACCTTTTTCGagaaatttagtaaattattttaatcggCCTTGGTGGGGTTTATTGCATGTTTAGCTCTTTCACAACTGTGTAATTATTCAATGTCATTTACTCGGAGATCACAACcacaatattaaattatgattgcAATTTTGCGTTTTCAAATTCTGTtgaatacataaattacatCTAGGTCCACTATTTTACTATTGTTAAATTCACAATGCAAACGAAATGtgtttatgtaatttaaatattattttttagttctATTCAAGACCACAATCtgcaaattaagaaataaatacagTGAGTAATTTTATGATGATGTTTAGATGGAACAAGTTAGTCTGAATTGGCGGCGTGTGGTTCAGGGGCAAGGTCTTGGATAACGAAAATGGAACTAAATTCGGCTTCAACAGTCAAATGGTCATTATCAATAAGGCCAGGCGTCTGTTTTAGATCTGCCAACTTCATAAAGTACGGGAACCCCCAACACCTCTGAGAACTGCTAAACCATGCATTACCTACATCACAATTTACACTTTGTTTAATAGTATGTAAATCAAGCCTTGCAACTAGTATTCAGTGATCACCTGTTCTGGGTTTTGTTGGATCGTATTTAGATTCACCTCCTCTGGGATTGCTTGGACTGTTTGACTTAATTCGCAGCTTCAATTGCACATGCAATTTGTTTCCACTTTCAACCTCTTTCGAGTGTTTTAGGTTAAGGTAAATGGATAAATATTTGCTCTTCACCTCCGGAACACCTCTGAGATAAAGTTGTAATTCCCTAAACAAATAATCATAATATTTATTCAACACCTTTctgattccaaaaaaaaaaaaaaaaaaaggtggtaAACGTACCATTTAGAATTCGCCATCATAAACTCGAAGCATTTGAGTCCAGATAAGTTGGAGAAGTTGCCGATGAGCCAAGTAACAGGGTTTTCTTCAAGGTGGAGGTCTAGGATGGAACAACAACATtcccctttttccttttctggGTTTACAACAAAAACCTCAACTCCAAATTTGCAGGTGTTTTCTTTGAGATTCAGCCGATCGATGAATTTAGGGGGAAGCATTAGTCGAGAAAATCCACTTTCTTGCTTATTTGCACTGAATCGTTTCACTTTCCCAtctatattcattttaatttggaaaCCAAAACAGACTTGGGAATCAGTATGACACTACGgtccaaatttaaaatattttataatcaatatttatatatatgaatcacTCGACCCATTAGATCTGTTCCTACTCATGAACAGACTTAACCATATTACCTTGAATGGTGATGTATCGATTCATTTCTTGAtgatatacaaaaaaatttataagagCATCAATCTTCCCATTATGGCCAAGATGTTGAATGTCCATAATTCGTAAGTAAGGAGAGAGGTAGACATCTCCATTTTCGGATTCCCGGTAGACATCTCCATTTTCGGATACCCGGTACAATATCAAACTCCTgcaaaaaaataatcaactctGATTTATTATCTGGAAAACACCAAGTATGAATCCTTTTAAAGTGtaaataaaacaatcaaatgaGTTTAACACTTGATTTGAAAAACCCGTAAATCGAGTCTAAACTATTCTCAAAATGAGTTGAATCTTTCAGAGTAAAACTTGATTGAAGGGACTCACCATTTGTAGCCACAAGCTTCAAATGCTTCAAATGCGACATGAGGTTCTGAAAGGTTTTCCAAAAGAAACGGAAGCGATTGGATTTGTAATATGTAATGTGCGGGTTCTTCTTCTCTCCACGTCACTGCTATTTCATCATCTGATATACAAAACTTGCacattattgattattcatCCATAAATTACGTATCCGGTTTTgtaattcaataaaatcatatattggGTTACCTTTCGTTTCCTCAGGCGCCGCCACCTTGGCCGGCTCATTTGCTGTTGCAGGATTGGATTTGGGTGTTTGGTTCGAGATAGTAGTAgccattaaaaaaaagaaggttaTTTGAACATTGGTTTTAATATCCCATCTACGATTTCAAAgtcattgaaaagaaaaagagaaagttaattcataaataatgaaaagtatATTCTTAAATCTTGGTCTGGAAAAGTTCTTACAAACTTGAAGATATAGATTATCCTTTTCTCCATTTCAGAGGAAATGCATCAGCCATGTGTTTATTGCTTCtgtcaataaaaatatttcttttcattttctccattaatttttaatattccaaataaaaattaaaatagccAACCAAACCATTATCTGCAAAAGCGGATTGTGAATCTCAATACCtcatttccaaaattaaaaccaatttaaaTTATAGATGTTTTGAGTATTAATTTTCGAATCTCTTACAGAAAGTTATccaaatttacaaatatttatcaaattcacatTATCTATTGTGATGATTACAACTGTACATGAgtcctaataaaattttaggttcatTTAATAAAGTTGTGCTCGactcaatttgaaaaatggacttaaatttttatccaaatctgACTTAGATTATAGATATTAAACTGGAGCTCGATccagtattaaattttttattttatataaaaattaaaaatataatacatcaaaaatagtaaaaatattaaaataaatgtttcctaacaaatttaaaataaattaaaaattttatacttaaataacactaagatatgtgtaacttagcaagcaaatgtctctaaaatagtagtaaatttaacagtaaaataagagttatacaatatttaaataataacaacataatattgaaatgacaaagaaacaaagaaaaacatcatcaaaacaataatttcttcttcttttttgcaaATTAGCAATATATTAATACTCTCCGTCTATAatttatctatataatttaatagattCTATTAAATTATAGCACTCGTAATGTAtagagaaaatatataaaaaaatcatttattgaaaaattatttaaaaattaaatgaaattttggttaaaataataatattaaatatctaAAAGATCATAATAGTGTTAACCTAACATGCATTTTGGTAGCATTGGTGTgaatgactaaacaattcagaACATCATGAGGAAAAAGCTCATTTCCATACATTGGTCATAGAAGCTAATCCCGGGTGATATCTACTTCTTGAATTGACCAACGTGACAAAAAGGAAAGCTAAAGAATTTTTAGCAATAATGTAACCTTTTTGCCTTTGTATTTTGAGTTCcgagttttattgattttatataaaaatatataaaaaaaatctcataataatatattttattttgtaaaaataatgattttttagtaatttttttattttagttacccTATAGACTCGTGGTACCAATTAAACAAGGAACTTTAAGTATAGCATAGATTACTATAATATATGAGTTTATTGTACCAAATATCTTCAAACTATGAACCTCATTCTAAATTAGCCTTTAAACTTTAAAAGCTGTCTAATTACGTCCTCATACTATCGATGTTATATCAATTAGATACTTCAATTTTCGAAAACCTCAAAACCAAgatttttacaatatatatttttctttaaatttttattttaaagtatgcCATGATATTTGACATATTATTTGACggttaaattaatgattttagtgATGAAAGGACCTTATTAATATAACCTCAATAATTTGagaatgtaattaaaatattttaaaatttagggaccGATATAAAATGAAGGTTATAATTTGAAGATGTATAGTGCAATTAACTCGTAATATATAAGttcattttggaaaaaaatttgaattgtcaaaatacattttattatttatcatattattatattgagGTTAGtgcaatattttattttaatattagaaaaacatttgttaaatttaattacactTTGTATCCATgttattaatatttcaataatataaaactaaaacttatcaccataaaatatatgtattaatattcaacatttaagtatttttcattcaattagtagctagaataaaatataaaatataaaatcttatttttatttttattgttattcaaAGTTATTCTATGGCctttttaaaaggtaaattacTCTTAAAGTTCGGAATAAAGATTATTGATGCAGATGGTTGTGGGTAAAATAGTGTCAACGCTTGACAAATTTAACGATGACTAATATGAatgctaataaaataaaaatttgatgagGAAGAATGCTagatgtataaaaattattatttataaaataaattaaaaaagaaagagtttGAATATGATTTAAGTAATGTTAGTGAGTGTAACAATCCATTTTAAGTAGTGTTGGAAGCAGTgatttgggaccacaatttcaaCAAGTGAgtcagtattttattatttattatttgtagtATTATTATAAGGTCGTATGAAAATTTgactagaaaattttaacgtttagatagttaattaagtaaaaggactaaatcgtaaaagctacaaaagttagtttctattagctaaaggcGTTAAATGGATATGGAAATGTGAATTAATGGACTTagatggtaaatataccatatataTAGATAGTGGACAATTATGGACATTGTTTTGTTAATTGTTAAGTTAATTATTAAGGGCAAAttggtaattaattaaattattacataATCAAATAGGCAAAAtgctatcatcttcttcctttcaTTGTTTTGACCGAAAATCACCATTGTAGCATAAAGAGCATTCGACCAAGCCTTGTCCTTCATGCATGATTTGTGGGAAAGCGAAGTTAGCGGAATAGTCGTCGGCATCGTGTTCGTAGCCGTTTttgtttaggtaagttcgtataataattaaatttattaagttgtTGTTTTGGATGAAATGTTAATAAACATCTATCTTATGTATAGTTTTAAAATGAATGTTATGTGATAATTGGTAATTTGGATCAAATTGCATTAAAGGCTAAATTGATGGATGGATTTGAACAATAAGAACTATATAGATGTGAGTTGAGAAAGTATAATATGTATAAAGTTAAATAGTTTGGAAATGAAAAGTGACCCGTATGAACCCCACGAatgcttaggatacaaatgacatgtcattagggattattTACAGTTTTGGctggttgaggtcctgcatttgttgtgaattctccatagctcatgtgagcaacatcgtgtagccTAACATCtcaacccacagctcgtgtgagtagacACATttcacaacttgtgtgagcacaTACGGTTATAGTCATGGCTTGTGTGAGCATTTTCCCAAGTATCTGATGTTGTTTTatttggttcaacgggtaataaAGGCTTAAACGAAtgaatatgtttatatgaaatgttatatgatcTTGATAGATGAAATGGAAAGTGTTGGCATGAATGCTTTGAAATGAAAGAGTGATGCTTATTGGAGATGTGATGAATGAAATGTATATTTGTCATGTTTACTATTACATGTTCCATGATAAGTTGAGATTATATGTTTCATTGTTGTACTTGCTAACCTTATGAGGTTTGTGTTGAATAGGAAAGAAATATATGCTCATGATCTGATGAATAAATCTATGCATGAATGGTTTAATAAATCCATATTTGGTAACTTTAAGTTTAcattatacgagcttactaagtacTAGTTGCTTAAGttagttgttttctttccttGTAGATCATCAAAAATCTCGGTTGGTTGGAAGCAAGTCGAAGCATTCACACTATCCTTTCTTCAACTCAATAGAAGTTTAATCATTTTGAAGTTGGGTTATGAATGACATGTACTAGGAGCTTTTAAGTTCTTTTGTaagataatgttgtttaaaatttggtttaagtaTACTTGTGGaggtgtatatatatttggttttgGCTTATATATGTCCATATAAGTGCTTTTGGTATTTGGttcatgtttttattgaaattggTTGACAATTTGGTAAAATAAATGTGAATGAAAGGAATGAAATGGCATGTTTGGTATGATTATAAGTAAGAACTTGTGATTATTAAATGTGAGTTTAGATTGATTTTGAgttgtggtgccaatgagggcatattggttaggcacttaggttgaatgttttGGTATGATTTAAGCatttttgaatgtgttttggaTGTATGAAAATGGTTGAAATTGGTTTGGCTTGGAACCTAAGAAATGGGTGATCATTTGCCTTGTTTTAGAAGTcattttaggtgcacacggcctaggacatgatttgtcacatggtcgtgtgccatACACGGTTACAGGTTGTTACCtggtgacacgaccgtgtgaccctattttcgAATTGTACATGGTctggccacacggcctggccacatggccgtgtgacccttgttttcaatttttcctacatttttctattttgtttcagtTTAGTCttaaattgttttcaaattgatttttaggtttCGTATACTCGATTTAAAGCTCGTTTTAGTATGGATGCCATGAATGATGATTGGTtatgaattgttaaaattttatttgtttttatgaattgttttcaaattgatttttaggtttCGTATACACGTTTGGTTcactaaaatgaaataaagcaCTGAAATGAAAAGGAACTATAATGTTATAATCTTTTCGTGGGAATGGAATAAGGTTgtaatataattgaattaacataaaaatagtttagttaggtgaaattgaattgatatgGTAATGATATTCATGTGCTTGGTTGGAGGAAAGAAAGACTTGAAAAATGTGTAAGGAGCAAATATAACCTTTACAGATTTTTGTATAAAACTAAAtaactcaaattttataaaatgttcttaaaatgattaatattgttatgaatatcttattaagtggatgtccatctgatcaagataaagttttaatatattttaaattctaatagttattagaattagatctctacttcttttatacttcttatgcctataaatagagactctgatGAAGCATTGTGATAATCCTTTCTTattaataaagtacattctctattgctttcatattttctttgttctttattctctccatctttctttattttataacacgttgtTAGCACGataattctctatttttttcaaaatctttcgaAGTTGTCCCACAGATCAAATTCCTTTTCACCTTAAACTTTCTCCCTTACAACTTCATCTTTAAGATGTTGAAAGATTCAATCTCAGAATGGATTGTAGTTCTTATTCCCgatatttgatttataattgtACAAGCATGGGTAAAGAATAGATTTTTCaaggtgatgatgatgatgttaaagatctttaggtatattttactatattttatttactatatcatgtttattataattggagactaatcatgacaacatgaatagatagattctaatttaaaattcatgcatGTTTGCtgtggtgattatgaaataaagaatctattGGAACATTTATAAGTTCGTCCTAGTAAATCTATTGCATTCCACAAGtaaatgtaaacataaagaaaataaaatatatactcatggaccactaaaagtgaGAACATGGTAATAAATAAGATAACAATGaaagttctcaagataacttttcaaagggtaaagataacttatgttatcaatgtgatatgaaagattgTTGACCACATATGTGgcgtatgcccaaatattttgttttgttaatattctttgaggaatgatatgaaaatgtagtaatgaattctatcattacggatagaaaatatttatcttatttggtactgaaacaaacaaatattatttcaatatttgatagtacaaaattagttgaaatctccgaagagctaatatatactatctaaaaagcacaaaatttgTAATAGTTAATGCAtacttttaaaagatatttataatggatctcatattgagattgtgaatgagaaaatattatatttcatataaataaataaaagggattgaggtattaatttatatttattttataatatttgtgacattcttttgtcatcatccccattaaagggttgaaagtaaaatatttgactgtgaaagaTTTACTTATGAGTAATAGAATgtgataattctatctaaaacttattatggttggatgcacctaAAGTTGCAAGGTTTTTAAAAGCTGTGAGTATAACTCTACAGTTTTcagaataagttctcaattaaaattacgtgGTAAAATATTACTAATGAGAACTTGCAAAAGagaaaacttatgtatgaaaagtcattggttatATACCTATTGTACACGGAAAATAAGATCTGCTCTTAAAGTTTgatattaatagatttttgggcatttgaagattttggcatatttcCTGAAGCTAATActgcatataattatttggaaattatatttattggcttagtgacattatagacttcacattgatttagataTTTTCaatagtaaatgtcacaatagtacttatatatggatacaaattaaaagaaatgataataaaattatcaatttgttacaattcaatacaattgaaacacatgttaaagtaaaccgaagtttactaatacaaatgcatttactacttggcgtgaccagttagaccatcctggataatatatgatatgcgaaaattaattgagaattcatatggacattcattaaagaatcAGAAgcttctttaatttaaaaaattctcatttgttacttgttcttaatgaaaattgattcttaAAAACTCACTATCTAAAGTtaagatttaatgtcttgcatttctgaaataaatatgtgctcattcatccaccatgtggatggttttgataatatatgattttagtagatgcatctacaaaataatcacatgcgTTATGAACTTGCAACTTCGTTTGcgagattgcttgtttaaatgattaattttagattatgcaattaaaacaattcatcttgATAATGTTGGTGAGTTTACACCCAGGTTTTCAATGATTATTGCatgtcaattgggataaaagttgaaTACCTTGTAgctcatgttcacacacaaaatgatttagttgaattgtttatcaaatgcctccaactaatagctaaatcattacttatgagacaaaaactttctatttcagcatgagattgtattgatttacatgttgtacacatcaagccaataaattataaataatctccattacaattgatttttggtcaagaaccaaatatttcccatcttacaatttttggatgtgcggtatatgttccaattgctccaccacaatgTACAAAGATGGGTCATAATAAGAGATTgagaatgtatatttatataaatctccttataatatttttgagctattaatttgatatttagttATGACATGAGTTGTCAGTTTTCtcaacattagggggagagaataaaaaactggattaataaagtacttgaaatgaattatcaatgtcTAAAATCCTCGTACAAAACAatgtgaaccagaagttcaacagataattcattttacaaatcaactgcCAGATTCATTAAATCTCACATACCAGTTGAAAATGTTTCAATACGAATTGATGTCCTAATAGGGCAAACTGTTAGTGTAAAAGAAAGTAATCCATGCTTGAAGCGTGGAAGACCGATCGGTTCTAAAGATAAAAATTCTGGTAAAAGTAAAGGAGCAAACATTCAAGATGAtcatatagtggaggcgggGGTTCCAGAAGAaacccaagacataactaataagtaaaactctaAAAGGGATTTAGGTACctgaaactaaattttaaaataatgaaaataagagatctcgataagttatgtcaattcgagaaaatgtggaaccgaataataaaagtggtcgacaatgattttgcatgcaatattgttattgaaata
This sequence is a window from Gossypium raimondii isolate GPD5lz chromosome 5, ASM2569854v1, whole genome shotgun sequence. Protein-coding genes within it:
- the LOC105771405 gene encoding uncharacterized protein LOC105771405 isoform X1, producing the protein MATTISNQTPKSNPATANEPAKVAAPEETKDDEIAVTWREEEPAHYILQIQSLPFLLENLSEPHVAFEAFEACGYKWSLILYRVSENGDVYRESENGDVYLSPYLRIMDIQHLGHNGKIDALINFFVYHQEMNRYITIQDGKVKRFSANKQESGFSRLMLPPKFIDRLNLKENTCKFGVEVFVVNPEKEKGECCCSILDLHLEENPVTWLIGNFSNLSGLKCFEFMMANSKWELQLYLRGVPEVKSKYLSIYLNLKHSKEVESGNKLHVQLKLRIKSNSPSNPRGGESKYDPTKPRTGNAWFSSSQRCWGFPYFMKLADLKQTPGLIDNDHLTVEAEFSSIFVIQDLAPEPHAANSD
- the LOC105771405 gene encoding uncharacterized protein LOC105771405 isoform X2; its protein translation is MATTISNQTPKSNPATANEPAKVAAPEETKDDEIAVTWREEEPAHYILQIQSLPFLLENLSEPHVAFEAFEACGYKWSLILYRVSENGDVYRESENGDVYLSPYLRIMDIQHLGHNGKIDALINFFVYHQEMNRYITIQDGKVKRFSANKQESGFSRLMLPPKFIDRLNLKENTCKFGVEVFVVNPEKEKGECCCSILDLHLEENPVTWLIGNFSNLSGLKCFEFMMANSKWELQLYLRGVPEVKSKYLSIYLNLKHSKEVESGNKLHVQLKLRIKSNSPSNPRGGESKYDPTKPRTV